The genomic window TTCCATGCATACGTTTCCTGATACAGTGGAAAACATTAATATCTTATATCTAGGATCATTTAAAGCCATGGCAATTGCCATAGCATCATCCGAACCACAATCTGTATCTATTATTATTTTCTTTTTAGAATAAATTTCTTTATTTTCCATAAACTCTCAACACCCTATCAATTAATAGAAACTGTATTTTCAAATGTAACTATCTTTAGCAGTGCAGCCGAAGCAATACATATTGCCAGCATTATAAGCCCGAATGTATATGAGAACCCTACTCCAAATTGCGAAATAACAGCACCAACAACGATAGGAGTTAGCATATCAGCTACGCCACTTGCTGTAGCAACGATAGAGCATGCTATACTCACGCGCTTATACATAATTCTAGAGGCAATTGCAACAATAACACTAAATAAAACGCCTAAGAAAAGACCAGCAACGAAAAGCCCAATATAGTAACTCAAGGCAGTGTTAACAAGCATTGCGGCAAGAATAGCAATAAATGAACCGATACAATTCATGAGTAGCACTAAGGTACCTTTTACATATCTCAGAATCCAAGTGAAAAGGAAACCTCCAAGGACACAACCTAAGTTAAATAGTGTAAACATAAATGCAGCATTTGATTCGCTTATTCCTTTTGTTATTGCAAAACTTGTTGTATACATACCTATAGCAGTCGATACTCCGCTGAATGCGGCAACTGAAATAACAATTCCAGCATAGGCAAGAATCTTACTCTTAGCATATAGTGGCCTGATATGTTCTTCCTCTTTCTCTGT from Gardnerella vaginalis ATCC 14018 = JCM 11026 includes these protein-coding regions:
- a CDS encoding MFS transporter, whose translation is MKRNDALKAFLSFAMYFLAGSTCVMIGSTLPQLVQTYGQKIELVGLLGSAYALGRILTVNITGVLVEKIGSVKVLGIGTFITGIFMFGIPTIPSFVSGLILAFAGGIAFGTQDAACPTLLSSIFKKNYESSLTFGQGLFGVGTTVSPFVLGLFLSGKLSYAWSYYVLGILSFIICAVSFIVKDTSEIKDTEKEEEHIRPLYAKSKILAYAGIVISVAAFSGVSTAIGMYTTSFAITKGISESNAAFMFTLFNLGCVLGGFLFTWILRYVKGTLVLLMNCIGSFIAILAAMLVNTALSYYIGLFVAGLFLGVLFSVIVAIASRIMYKRVSIACSIVATASGVADMLTPIVVGAVISQFGVGFSYTFGLIMLAICIASAALLKIVTFENTVSIN